The genomic interval AGGGCCAGGGGCGTTAACATGAAGACACCGGTGAGTAGATCAAAACCCATTAGGTACAGCATACAAAAACCAATTGGGAAAAGAATAGCGCCGATCAAAAACGAACCGGATTGCACTGCAACGGTTACAGCAAATGCGGCAGCGAGGGCTAAAATTGCACCCGCCATGAAAGCACGAATTAATGTATCGCGCGTAGACATAAAGAGTTTGGATTCACCGGCATCGACCATCTTGGTCGCAAATTCCGAGGGGACAACGTATGACATAGTGCACTCCAATGCAGTTATTAAACACAAGTGTGTAACTGAGCTAGAGCAACATGCGTTCCAAGAAAAATTTAAAACGTTAAAACTTTTTTAAAATCCCTATAACTCAAGGGCTTGCGAGCTTTAGAGTGTACTTGCAGTAAGAATAAGCAGTGCAAAATAAGGAGTAGATGCTATTTAGTGGAGCTAACAAAGTGCGTTTTTGCACAGTCTTGATTCGTCATCGTGATGTATTATGATCAGGAGTGGTGCAGGCATGTGCAATTAAATGGCGTTCATAAAAAAGCGCCAGTGCGTTACTTAACTTTCAAGTAACAACAAAAGCGCTTTCTATTATGGCGAGAAAAAATCTAGTGATCAAACATTAAACAAGAAATGCATCACATCGCCGTCTTTCACAATGTAGTCTTTACCTTCAACACGTAATTTACCCGCTGCTTTACAACCTGACTCACCATTGTGCTCGATAAAGTCATCGTAAGACATGGTTTCGGCGCGAATGAAACCGCGCTCAAAGTCAGTGTGGATAACACCAGCCGCTTGCGGTGCGGTAGCACCTTTTTTTACGGTCCAAGCACGTACTTCTTTGACGCCTGCGGTAAAGTAGGTCTGCAAACCTAGCAATTCATAACCTGCGCGAATAACTCGGTTCAAACCTGGTTCGCTTTGTCCCATTTCCTCTAGGAACATGGCAACATCTTCAGGGTCATCAAGCTCAGAAATTTCTTGTTCGATTTTATTGCAAACAGGCACAACGACGGCATTTTCTTTGTTCGCAATGTCACGCACTGTATCTAGGTGTGGGTTATTTTCAAAACCATCTTCCGCCACATTCGCAATATACATGGTCGGTTTGATAGTAATCATATGGAACATACGAATGCGCTTTTGTTCGTCGTCGTTCAGATCCATTGTGCGAATGGGTTGATCATTCTCTAGATGAGCAACCATTTTTTCTAGTAGTGCTTT from Bermanella marisrubri carries:
- the ychF gene encoding redox-regulated ATPase YchF, with amino-acid sequence MGFKCGIVGLPNVGKSTLFNALTKSGIGAENFPFCTIEPNSGIVPMPDPRLDKLAAIVSPEKVIPTTMEFVDIAGLVKGASKGEGLGNQFLANIRETDAIAHVVRCFEDPNVIHVENKVNPADDIDVINLELILADLESADKQLQRVSRTAKSGNKDAVADKALLEKMVAHLENDQPIRTMDLNDDEQKRIRMFHMITIKPTMYIANVAEDGFENNPHLDTVRDIANKENAVVVPVCNKIEQEISELDDPEDVAMFLEEMGQSEPGLNRVIRAGYELLGLQTYFTAGVKEVRAWTVKKGATAPQAAGVIHTDFERGFIRAETMSYDDFIEHNGESGCKAAGKLRVEGKDYIVKDGDVMHFLFNV